The Brachybacterium huguangmaarense genome contains a region encoding:
- a CDS encoding D-alanine--D-alanine ligase family protein, producing the protein MRATVALLFGGRSAEHGISCVTAGGFLAAIDRDRYDVVAVGITRDGRLVLASDDPAHWQIEDGQAPEVPADGDEVLLPARVHRPGLRSELRVIRDGRVEHLADIDVVLPLLHGPYGEDGTVQGLLDLFDIPYVGSGVLASATCMDKAATKAALRTAGIPCARDVVVTEDAWAADAAGVAERIRRDLQLPWFVKPARAGSSIGVTRVADPAELDHAMKTAFAEDPKVLVEQGVVGREVECGVLQGAPGEGARTTAPGEVRIGDDLDFYDYESKYFGKGTVDIEVPAQLTGEQIAAVRAIASHAFAALGLEGLARVDTFVTADGQVLVNEVNTMPGFTPFSMFPVLWDHMGLSYPDLISELIELARTRRIGLR; encoded by the coding sequence ATGAGAGCCACCGTCGCCCTGCTCTTCGGAGGCCGCAGCGCCGAGCACGGCATCTCGTGCGTGACCGCCGGCGGCTTCCTCGCCGCGATCGACCGGGACCGCTACGACGTCGTCGCCGTCGGCATCACGCGCGACGGCAGGCTCGTGCTCGCCTCGGACGACCCGGCGCACTGGCAGATCGAGGACGGCCAGGCGCCCGAGGTGCCCGCCGACGGCGACGAGGTGCTCCTGCCCGCGCGCGTGCACCGCCCGGGCCTGCGCAGCGAGCTGCGCGTCATCCGCGACGGCCGGGTCGAGCACCTCGCCGACATCGACGTGGTGCTGCCGCTCCTGCACGGCCCCTATGGTGAGGACGGCACCGTGCAGGGCCTCCTGGACCTCTTCGACATCCCCTACGTGGGCAGCGGCGTGCTCGCCTCGGCCACGTGCATGGACAAGGCCGCGACCAAGGCGGCGCTGCGCACCGCCGGCATCCCGTGTGCGCGCGACGTCGTGGTGACCGAGGACGCCTGGGCCGCCGACGCCGCGGGCGTCGCCGAGCGCATCCGCCGCGACCTCCAGCTGCCCTGGTTCGTCAAGCCCGCCCGCGCCGGCTCGAGCATCGGCGTGACGCGCGTGGCCGATCCCGCCGAGCTCGACCACGCCATGAAGACCGCCTTCGCCGAGGACCCCAAGGTGCTCGTCGAGCAGGGCGTCGTGGGCCGCGAGGTCGAGTGCGGCGTGCTCCAGGGAGCACCCGGCGAGGGCGCCCGGACCACCGCGCCCGGCGAGGTGCGCATCGGCGACGACCTCGACTTCTACGACTACGAGTCGAAGTACTTCGGCAAGGGCACCGTCGACATCGAGGTGCCCGCCCAGCTCACGGGCGAGCAGATCGCCGCGGTTCGTGCGATCGCCTCCCACGCCTTCGCGGCGCTCGGCCTCGAGGGGCTGGCCCGCGTCGACACCTTCGTGACCGCCGACGGGCAGGTGCTCGTCAACGAGGTCAACACGATGCCCGGCTTCACCCCGTTCTCGATGTTCCCCGTGCTGTGGGATCACATGGGGCTGTCCTACCCGGATCTCATCTCCGAGCTGATCGAGCTCGCGCGCACCCGGCGCATCGGTCTGCGCTGA
- a CDS encoding DUF3515 domain-containing protein: protein MPVPLPPPRRVLAGAACLLAAFGLSGCGAVTVPAGPDAADPACAPLVANAPEELLGQKRHETTSQGTVAWGDGDATIVLRCGVTPPGPTTDPCTTIADAGGATVDWLVSEKDDVVTFTTFGRTPAVDMTVPRAAAPDQPSAAVLDMTRLISEIPATDRCVGAGDVA, encoded by the coding sequence GTGCCCGTGCCGCTTCCCCCGCCCCGTCGTGTCCTGGCCGGCGCGGCGTGCCTCCTGGCCGCGTTCGGCCTCTCCGGCTGCGGCGCCGTGACCGTCCCGGCCGGTCCTGATGCCGCCGACCCCGCATGCGCGCCGCTCGTCGCCAACGCGCCCGAGGAGCTGCTGGGCCAGAAGCGGCACGAGACGACGAGCCAGGGCACGGTCGCATGGGGGGATGGCGACGCCACCATCGTGCTGCGCTGCGGCGTCACGCCCCCGGGCCCGACCACGGACCCGTGCACGACGATCGCCGATGCCGGGGGCGCGACGGTCGACTGGCTCGTCTCGGAGAAGGACGACGTGGTCACCTTCACGACGTTCGGCCGCACGCCCGCCGTCGACATGACGGTCCCGCGCGCCGCAGCGCCCGATCAGCCCTCGGCGGCCGTGCTCGACATGACCCGGCTGATCTCGGAGATCCCCGCGACCGACCGCTGCGTCGGCGCGGGCGACGTCGCCTGA
- a CDS encoding NAD(P)H-dependent glycerol-3-phosphate dehydrogenase, translating into MTAASASSASGQPRATRRLAVLGAGSWGTTFSLVLARAGAEVAVWARREEVAREIREQHRNHAYLGDRKLPDAITADSRVEAVLEAVDGIVLAVPAQSLRENLEAWRRAPGLEHGLPDVPVLSLIKGIERGTDRRMSQVIVEAGGIDPSRVAVLSGPNLSVEIAAGEPCASVVAAQDERLARELAHWCAGPAFRAYTSTDVIGVEVAGATKNVVAIGVGAAAGLGFGDNARASLITRGLAEIARLGAAAGADPATFSGLAGMGDLVATCASPLSRNFRLGRALGEGMDVAQAAAAVGQTAEGVATARAVADIAERLGIDMPLTRGVVDVVDHGRDIREATAALLARSVRPE; encoded by the coding sequence ATGACCGCCGCATCCGCATCGTCCGCATCCGGCCAGCCTCGTGCGACCCGGCGCCTCGCCGTGCTCGGCGCGGGGAGCTGGGGCACCACCTTCTCCCTCGTGCTCGCCCGGGCGGGGGCTGAGGTCGCCGTCTGGGCCCGGCGCGAGGAGGTCGCGCGCGAGATCCGCGAGCAGCATCGCAACCACGCCTACCTCGGCGACCGGAAGCTGCCGGACGCCATCACCGCCGACTCGCGCGTCGAGGCGGTCCTGGAGGCGGTCGACGGCATCGTCCTGGCCGTGCCCGCCCAGTCCCTGCGCGAGAACCTCGAGGCGTGGAGGCGCGCGCCGGGGCTCGAGCACGGCCTGCCCGACGTGCCCGTGCTGTCCCTCATCAAGGGGATCGAACGGGGCACCGACCGCCGCATGAGCCAGGTCATCGTCGAGGCGGGCGGCATCGACCCCTCGCGCGTGGCCGTCCTCTCGGGCCCCAACCTCTCGGTCGAGATCGCGGCGGGGGAGCCGTGCGCGAGCGTCGTCGCCGCCCAGGACGAGAGGCTCGCTCGCGAGCTCGCCCACTGGTGCGCGGGCCCCGCCTTCCGCGCGTACACCTCGACCGACGTGATCGGCGTCGAGGTCGCGGGGGCGACCAAGAACGTCGTCGCGATCGGCGTGGGCGCGGCCGCCGGGCTCGGCTTCGGCGACAACGCCCGGGCGAGCCTCATCACGCGCGGCCTGGCCGAGATCGCACGGCTGGGCGCCGCCGCGGGGGCCGACCCCGCGACCTTCTCGGGTCTCGCCGGCATGGGGGACCTCGTGGCCACGTGCGCCTCGCCGCTGTCGCGCAACTTCCGCCTCGGGCGAGCGCTCGGGGAGGGCATGGACGTGGCGCAGGCCGCGGCCGCCGTCGGCCAGACCGCCGAGGGTGTCGCGACCGCACGGGCCGTCGCCGACATCGCCGAGCGCCTCGGGATCGACATGCCGCTCACCCGCGGCGTGGTGGACGTCGTGGACCACGGACGGGACATCCGCGAGGCCACCGCGGCCCTGCTTGCACGGTCCGTCCGCCCCGAATGA
- a CDS encoding lysophospholipid acyltransferase family protein: MPARRRDASRRTPPLIAIGQVAVRPLLRLVTRRHWIGLENLPATGGAIVVCNHLSVYDPFAIGNALLDAHVPPRFLAKDSLFEVPVLRGIMRATGQIPVRRGTRQAGDSVAAAGRAVAAGEIVTVFPEGTLTRDPEDWPMRARLGAARIALATGAPVIPAALWGTRAVWPRGTHAPRLLPRHDVTVAFGPAFTASQRDDETEHEAAIRVTTQIMGHIVPMVGVLRGRRPPAVLHDPRTDAFRPEEGARR, encoded by the coding sequence ATGCCCGCCCGTCGGCGCGACGCGTCCCGCCGCACGCCGCCCCTGATCGCGATCGGCCAGGTGGCCGTGCGGCCCCTGCTGCGGCTTGTCACCCGACGCCACTGGATCGGACTCGAGAACCTCCCCGCGACCGGCGGCGCGATCGTCGTGTGCAACCACCTGAGCGTCTACGACCCCTTCGCGATCGGCAACGCGCTCCTGGACGCGCACGTGCCGCCGCGCTTCCTCGCCAAGGACTCCCTGTTCGAGGTGCCCGTCCTACGGGGGATCATGCGGGCCACCGGCCAAATCCCCGTCCGGCGCGGCACCCGCCAGGCGGGCGACTCGGTCGCCGCCGCCGGGCGGGCCGTCGCCGCCGGCGAGATCGTGACCGTCTTCCCGGAGGGCACGCTCACGCGCGACCCCGAGGACTGGCCCATGCGGGCGCGCCTCGGCGCGGCGCGCATCGCGCTCGCGACCGGCGCGCCCGTCATCCCCGCGGCGCTGTGGGGCACCCGCGCCGTCTGGCCGCGCGGGACCCATGCCCCGCGGCTGCTCCCGCGCCACGACGTGACCGTCGCCTTCGGCCCTGCGTTCACGGCATCGCAGCGGGATGATGAGACCGAGCACGAGGCCGCGATCCGCGTGACCACCCAGATCATGGGGCACATCGTGCCGATGGTCGGGGTGCTGCGCGGCCGGCGGCCCCCTGCCGTGCTGCACGACCCGCGCACCGACGCGTTCCGACCCGAGGAAGGGGCCCGGCGATGA